The sequence below is a genomic window from Geothermobacter hydrogeniphilus.
CGCAATCTCTGAAAGATGTCCCGAGCCACTTCTGCCCCGGCTGCCATCACGGCCTTATTCACCGCCTGGTCGCCCAGAACCTCGACCGCCTCGGGCTGCAGCAGCAGACCATCGGCGTCGCCTCGGTCGGCTGCAGCGTCTTTCTCTATGCCTACCTGGATGTCGATGTCATCGAGTCACCACATGGCCGCGCCCCGGCCGTCGCCACCGGCGCCAAGCGGGTGCAAAGCGACAAATTTGTCTTCACCTACCAGGGGGACGGCGACCTGGCGGCGATCGGCACCAGCGAGATCATCCATGCCGCCAACCGCGGCGAAGCCTTCAGCGTACTGTTCGTCAACAACACCACCTACGGCATGACCGGCGGCCAGATGGCCCCGACCACCCTGCTCGGCCAGG
It includes:
- a CDS encoding thiamine pyrophosphate-dependent enzyme, giving the protein MQTVFERPQSLKDVPSHFCPGCHHGLIHRLVAQNLDRLGLQQQTIGVASVGCSVFLYAYLDVDVIESPHGRAPAVATGAKRVQSDKFVFTYQGDGDLAAIGTSEIIHAANRGEAFSVLFVNNTTYGMTGGQMAPTTLLGQESATSPGGRSAERDGHPIRMAELLAQLDGVAYSTRVAVDSPQHVRQADKAIEKAFRLQRDEGRFAFVEILSTCPTNWGMDPRRANARVAEEMIPCFPLGIFKDTQSQEGNQ